The following are from one region of the Colias croceus chromosome 4, ilColCroc2.1 genome:
- the LOC123691430 gene encoding NADPH--cytochrome P450 reductase isoform X2 has protein sequence MFASIANISMQVIKNKPSYLAKLIKRKYIFPSKLKHMVFGLGNKTYEHYNAVAIYIDKRLEELGATRVYDLGLGDDDANIEDDFITWKEKFWPAVCEKFNIESTGEEELLRQFRLVTHGPGEIANNEIFTGEISRLHSLQVQRPPYDAKNPFLAQIKVNRELHKGGDRSCLHVELDISDSKMRYEAGDHVAVYPINDENLVNKLGELTGADLDEVFSLINTDQESTKKNPFPCPTSYRTALSHYLEITALPRTHILRELVEYCTSEEDKKKLLLMATNSQEGKALYQSFVVDSCRNIVHILEDIKSCKPPLDHICELLPRLQPRYYSISSSPKLYPETVHVTAVVVQYKTSTGRVNKGVATTWLAENKPEPGKPLPRVPVYIRKSQFRLPLQTQTPILMVGPGTGLAPFRGFLQERAFARQNGKEVGDTILYFGCRHRDHDYIYQEELEEYQKNGDVTLNVAFSRDQAEKIYVTHLLEKDLDQIWDVLGKRNGHFYICGDAKNMAVDVRNIVLRAVREKGGRTEAEAAQFLKKLESMKKYSADVWS, from the exons ATGTTCGCATCTATTGCAAACATTTCTATGCAggttattaaaaacaaacctAGCTATTTAGCAAAATTAATCaagagaaaatatatatttccatCTAAACTGAAGCACATG gTGTTTGGACTTGGCAATAAAACATACGAACATTACAATGCTGTTGCAATTTATATAGACAAACGTCTTGAAGAATTGGGTGCTACAAGAGTATATGACCTGGGGCTAGGTGATGACGATGCAAA TATTGAAGATGACTTTATTACCTGGAAAGAAAAGTTCTGGCCTGCTGTTTGTGAAAAGTTTAACATTGAAAGTACTGGCGAAGAAGAATTATTAAGGCAATTCCGTCTGGTAACTCATGGCCCTGGTGAAATAGcaaacaatgaaatatttactGGTGAAATTTCTAGACTACATTCATTACAAGTTCAAAGGCc GCCCTATGATGCTAAGAATCCATTCCTTGCTCAAATTAAGGTTAATAGAGAATTGCACAAAGGTGGAGACCGATCATGTCTTCATGTCGAACTGGATATTTCAGATTCTAAAATGCGATATGAAGCAG GTGATCATGTGGCTGTGTATCCAATTAATGATGAAAacttagtaaataaattaggaGAATTGACTGGTGCAGACCTAGACGAGGTCTTTTCACTTATAAATACTGACCAAGAGAGTACCAAAAAGAATCCATTCCCGTGCCCAACGTCATACCGTACGGCACTATCTCACTATTTAGAAATAACTGCATTACCGCGTACGCACATCCTACGTGAACTTGTAGAATACTGCACAAGTGAAGAG gATAAGAAGAAACTACTTCTCATGGCAACAAACTCCCAAGAAGGCAAAGCATTGTACCAATCATTTGTAGTAGACAGCTGTAGAAACATCGTACatattttggaggatattaaGTCTTGTAAACCACCACTGGACCATATTTGTGAACTGTTACCTCGTCTCCAGCCAAGATACTATTCTATTTCATCAAGTCCTAAA CTGTACCCGGAGACGGTGCACGTGACTGCGGTGGTGGTGCAGTACAAGACGTCGACGGGGCGCGTGAACAAGGGCGTGGCGACCACGTGGCTGGCGGAGAACAAGCCCGAGCCCGGCAAGCCCCTGCCACGAGTGCCCGTGTACATCAGGAAGTCGCAGTTCAG GTTACCATTGCAAACTCAAACCCCAATATTGATGGTCGGTCCCGGTACCGGGCTGGCTCCATTCCGAGGTTTCCTCCAAGAGCGCGCTTTCGCTCGTCAAAACGGCAAAGAGGTTGGAGACACCATCCTTTACTTTGGCTGCAGGCATCGGGATCATGACTACATATACCAAGAG gaATTGGAGGAGTACCAAAAGAACGGTGACGTCACACTCAATGTAGCGTTCTCGAGAGACCAGGCCGAGAAGATATACGTCACTCACCTCCTGGAGAAGGACCTGGACCAAATCTGGGATGTGCTCGGAAAGAGAAACGGACATTTCTATATTTGCGG tgaCGCTAAAAATATGGCTGTAGACGTCCGTAACATTGTGCTGAGGGCTGTGAGAGAGAAGGGAGGTCGCACGGAGGCCGAAGCCGCGCAATTCCTCAAGAAACTCGAGTCTATGAAGAAATATTCTGCTGACGTTTGGAGTTAA